In a single window of the Lynx canadensis isolate LIC74 chromosome E2, mLynCan4.pri.v2, whole genome shotgun sequence genome:
- the PSMD8 gene encoding 26S proteasome non-ATPase regulatory subunit 8 has translation MFIKGRAPRAPPRERLNANRGVAGPAAVAPPPALGSTFRPHFRRARGFRRRCRKSGRRFAASRKMAAAAVNGSPGASGSGPAAASGAVLQVAAGMYEQLKGEWNRKSPNLSKCGEELGRLKLVLLELNFLPTTGTKLTKQQLILARDILEIGAQWSILRKDIPSFERYMAQLKCYYFDYKEQLPESAYMHQLLGLNLLFLLSQNRVAEFHTELERLPAKDIQTNVYIKHPVSLEQYLMEGSYNKVFLAKGNIPAESYTFFIDILLDTIRDEIAGCIEKAYEKILFTEATRILFFNTPKKMTDYAKKRGWVLGLNNYYSFASQQQKPEDTTIPSTELAKQVIEYARQLEMIV, from the exons ATGTTCATTAAGGGCCGGGCTCCAAGGGCACCGCCCCGAGAGCGACTGAACGCTAACCGCGGCGTGGCGGGGCCGGCAGCCGTAGCCCCGCCCCCGGCTCTGGGCTCCACCTTTCGGCCCCACTTCCGCCGGGCGAGAGGCTTTAGGCGTCGCTGCCGTAAGTCGGGGAGGAGGTTTGCCGCATCACGGAAGATGGCGGCCGCGGCGGTGAACGGGTCGCCCGGCGCCTCGGGCTCAGGGCCTGCGGCGGCCTCGGGCGCAGTCCTGCAGGTCGCGGCCGGCATGTACGAGCAACTTAAAGGCGAGTGGAACCGCAAAAGCCCCAATCTTAGCAAGTGCGGTGAAGAGCTGGGCCGTCTCAAG CTGGTTCTGCTGGAGCTCAACTTCTTGCCAACCACAGGGACCAAACTGACCAAACAGCAGCTCATTCTGGCCC GTGACATTCTGGAGATTGGGGCCCAGTGGAGCATCCTGCGCAAGGACATCCCTTCCTTCGAACGCTACATGGCCCAGCTCAAATGCTACTACTTTGATTACAA GGAGCAGCTCCCCGAGTCAGCCTACATGCACCAGCTCTTGGGCCTCAACCTCCTCTTCCTGCTGTCCCAGAACCGGGTGGCTGAGTTCCACACGGAGTTGGAGAGGCTGCCTGCCAAGGACATCCAAACCAATGTGTACATCAAGCATCCTGTGTCCCTGGAGCAG TACCTGATGGAGGGCAGCTATAACAAGGTGTTCCTGGCCAAAGGCAACATCCCTGCTGAGAGCTACACTTTCTTCATTGACATTCTGCTTGACACTATCAG GGATGAGATTGCTGGGTGCATCGAGAAGGCCTATGAGAAAATCCTTTTCACTGAGGCCACCCGGATCCTCTTCTTCAACACACCCAAAAAGATGACGGACTACGCCAAGAAG CGAGGGTGGGTTCTGGGCCTCAACAACTACTACAGTTTTGCCAGCCAGCAGCAGAAGCCAGAAGATACCACCATCCCCTCCACGGAACTGGCCAAACAGGTCATCGAGTATGCCCGGCAGCTGGAGATGATCGTCTGA
- the GGN gene encoding gametogenetin, with protein MGNVQSEPSAGGGSRKEQASDRSSDSRRTSPVEPEVTPSSPAMRLARGLGVWFPGSSAPPGILVPPEPQVSPSPLPLTLELPSPVTPLSEGAAAAAVSTPPPPPVGTLLPAPSKWRKPTGTPTPVPRIRGLLEARHRGQGDPPSLRPLPPPPPRQRTGEDPDSLPRAPSPTPPFLAPRKPPPPPPPSSDRQPPGHRITPARATPATTPTENQVGYGSEGQTARAARRGAPPQAGEGEMARPAVSESGLSLLCKVTFKSGPPLAPAAASSSSAAKASLGGGGGGGLFSAASGSISYAEVLKQGSLAPGPSRPSGEVPRESQEAEGGDGDGEGCSGPPSAPVSHARALPPPPYTTFPSSKPKFDWASPPDGPERHFRFNGAGGSVGAPRRRAATLSGPWGSPPPPPGQTHPGPGSRRPAPALLAPPMFIFPAPTNGEPVSPGPTGPQELLPPPPPTPPPTPPPAPPPTPQPPVLQPTPPPVARPPSPVPGHLESTLAPAPAPILPLALAADQAPALAPAPSPAPAPTTAEPTLPAPAPIKARTRRNKGPRAARGATRAAGAPGDGPRERTAATVTDSGGGGGGGGGAPPAGMANTGTTRHWPPFQVLNSCPCKCYCRHQLRHRRLPRNVSAWLSTPTNHLSEPPWVATIKLAGSLVAGLEHYDLQATHSN; from the exons ATGGGGAACGTGCAGTCGGAGCCTTCCGCGGGCGGAGGCTCCCGAAAAGAGCAGGCCTCGGACCGCTCCTCTGACTCCCGCCGTACGTCCCCGGTGGAGCCCGAGGTGACCCCCTCCTCCCCGGCCATGCGCCTGGCTCGAGGGCTGGGCGTCTGGTTCCCTGGCAGCTCCGCGCCCCCGGGAATCCTGGTACCCCCGGAGCCCCAGGTCTCACCCTCGCCCCTGCCCCTGACCTTAGAACTGCCCTCGCCAGTGACGCCCCTTTCAGAGGGGGCGGCTGCGGCCGCGGTCTCcacaccacccccgccccccgtggGGACCCTGCTGCCCGCGCCGTCTAAGTGGCGAAAACCCACGGGCACTCCGACGCCGGTGCCCCGGATCCGCGGTCTGCTGGAGGCGAGGCATCGCGGCCAGGGCGATCCTCCGAGCCTTCGTccactgccgccgccgccgccccggcaACGAACTGGAGAGGACCCCGACTCTCTCCCGAGGGCCCCATCCCCTACTCCGCCCTTCTTGGCGCCGCGGAagccgccgccaccgccaccgccatcTTCCGACCGGCAGCCCCCGGGCCACAGAATCACTCCTGCTCGGGCCACACCCGCCACAACCCCCACAGAAAACCAGGTGGGGTACGGCAGCGAGGGCCAGACGGCCAGGGCAGCCCGCAGAGGGGCACCTCCCCAAGCAGGAGAGGGCGAAATGGCCCGGCCCGCGGTCTCCGAGTCTGGCCTGAGCCTGCTGTGTAAAGTCACCTTCAAGTCGGGGCCCCCTTTGGCCCCTGCGGCAGCGTCGAGTTCCTCAGCTGCCAAAGCCTCGCTCGggg gaggaggaggaggaggactcTTCTCCGCTGCCTCGGGTTCCATCTCTTACGCCGAAGTCCTGAAGCAGGGGTCCCTGGCTCCTGGGCCCTCTCGACCCTCGGGAGAGGTCCCTCGGGAGTCTCAAGAAGCAGAAGGCGGTGATGGAGACGGCGAGGGGTGTTCTGGACCCCCCTCGGCGCCTGTGTCCCATGCCAGGGCCCTTCCGCCGCCACCCTACACCACCTTTCCAAGCTCGAAGCCCAAATTCGACTGGGCGAGCCCTCCCGATGGCCCTGAACGCCACTTCCGCTTCAACGGAGCCGGCGGCAGTGTCGGGGCGCCCCGACGGCGCGCGGCCACGCTCTCAGGGCCCTGGGGCTCCCCACCGCCTCCACCAGGGCAGACGCACCCGGGTCCGGGGTCCCGGAGGCCTGCACCAGCCCTGCTGGCGCCGCCTATGTTCATCTTCCCGGCGCCCACCAACGGCGAGCCTGTGAGCCCCGGGCCAACAGGCCCACAGGAgttgctgccgccgccgccgcccacgCCACCACCCACGCCTCCTCCCGCGCCACCGCCCACACCGCAGCCGCCGGTGCTCCAGCCAACGCCGCCGCCCGTGGCCCGCCCTCCCAGCCCAGTCCCGGGCCACTTGGAGTCGACCCTGGCTCCCGCCCCGGCTCCCATTCTGCCCCTCGCCTTGGCTGCCGACCAGGCCCcggccctggccccggccccATCCCCGGCTCCAGCTCCCACCACAGCGGAGCCAACGCTGCCTGCGCCCGCGCCCATCAAGGCCCGCACGCGCAGGAACAAGGGTCCCCGCGCAGCCCGGGGTGCGACCCGCGCGGCGGGCGCCCCCGGAGATGGTCCTCGGGAACGTACTGCAGCCACCGTGACTGACAGCggaggtggagggggtggtggCGGCGGGGCTCCTCCAGCAGGGATGGCTAACACGGGCACCACTCGCCACTGGCCGCCCTTCCAGGTGCTTAACTCTTGTCCCTGCAAGTGTTACTGCCGCCACCAGCTGCGTCATCGCCGTCTACCACGCAACGTATCTGCCTG GCTGAGCACGCCCACCAACCACCTGAGCGAGCCGCCTTGGGTTGCCACCATCAAGCTGGCTGGCTCCCTGGTGGCCGGGCTGGAGCACTACGATTTGCAGGCCACCCATTCCAACTGA